The genomic window ATTTACTGATGGAAATACTGTTTTTATAGCTTGTGGAAGCCCTTTTAATCCATCCATACAAGCAATTAAAATTTCTTTTACACCTCTATTTTTTAAATCATTGCAAATTCCTAACCAGAATTTAGCACCTTCAGCTTCATCAACCCATATACCTAAAATATCTTTATATCCTTCCATAGTGTATCCTAAGCATATATAGACAGCCTTGTTAACTATCTTTCCATTACTTCTAACTTTAAAGTACATAGCATCTAAATAAACTATTGGATATATTTTATCTAATGCTCTATTTTGCCATTCGGCGGCGCTAGCAAGCACTTTATCAGTTATTTTAGATACCATCGATGGTGATATAGTTATTCCATATAAGTCTTCAATTTCAGCCTGAATATCAGATGTTGACATACCTTTAGCATATAAAGATATAATCTTTTTATATAACTCAGTACACACAGTTTCATATTTTTTTATAATTTGTGGCTCAAATTCAGCATTTCTATCACGGGGTACGTCTAGGTCGACGTCACCGAAGGAACTTCTTAAATTTTTGCGACTATAACCATTCCTGTAGTTCTTCTTAGTTTGATCAACTACTTCTACACGTTCATATTTATTTCTTCCTAGATGTTCTTCCATTTCACCTTCTAATATATTTTCAAGAACATCTTTAACTAATCTTTGTATTAATCCGTTTTTACCCATCACATCATCGATTGTTTTACATCTTTTAATTTCCTCGTTGTAATCAAAGTTGGTATCAATTTTTCTTGTCATAATAATTCCTCCTAATTTATATAGTATATTATTCCAAAACTTCCAACTGTTAATACAAAAAAACAGTAGATAGTTTTGTTTTTACACAAAACTATCTACTGTCTCCCAAGATGCTTTTATTTTAATTAATTTATATTAAATAATTAAATTCCTTATATAGATAAAATTAATTTCTAGTAACTCCATACTTTGCTTCTAACTCTTTAACAACGTCTAAATACTTTCTTTGTTGTCTTTCTTGAATTAATTTATTTACTATTTGTGATTTTACATTTTCAAAATCTACAGTTTTTTCTTCTGATCTATCTTCAACCTTTATTAAATGATATCCAAATTGAGTTTGTACTGGTTCACTTACAACTCCTATTTCTAATTTGAATGCAGCATCTTCAAATTCTGGCACCATCATTCCTCTACCAAACGCTCCTAAGCTACCACCTTGTTCTTTTGATGGACAACTTGAATATTTGCTAGCAGCTTCTTCAAAAGTAACTTCTCCTGATTCAATTTCTTTTCTTACATTTTCGCAAGTTTCCTTTGAATCAACTAATATATGCTTAGCTGATACTGTAGGTTGTTCTACAAACATATTTTTATTTTCATTGTAAAAATCTAAAGCTTCCTTATCAGTAACTGTTATTTCTGATAACACTTTATTCATTGTTACTTGAGTTAATAATTCTCTTTCAACATTTTTTAAATTAGCTTTAAATTCTTCAGTAGTATTAAGATTTAAT from Clostridium septicum includes these protein-coding regions:
- a CDS encoding IS256 family transposase yields the protein MTRKIDTNFDYNEEIKRCKTIDDVMGKNGLIQRLVKDVLENILEGEMEEHLGRNKYERVEVVDQTKKNYRNGYSRKNLRSSFGDVDLDVPRDRNAEFEPQIIKKYETVCTELYKKIISLYAKGMSTSDIQAEIEDLYGITISPSMVSKITDKVLASAAEWQNRALDKIYPIVYLDAMYFKVRSNGKIVNKAVYICLGYTMEGYKDILGIWVDEAEGAKFWLGICNDLKNRGVKEILIACMDGLKGLPQAIKTVFPSVNIQTCIVHQIRNSIKYIASKDKKAFMKDLKEVYKATTEELALAQLDNLKERWGDKYGIVIDSWYNNWSNLSTFFDFSPTIRKMIYTTNILEGFNRQIRKFTKVRVIFPTDESLNKCVYLATMEILEKWTQPIHNWGATLAELSIIFEDQLKDELA
- a CDS encoding peptidylprolyl isomerase is translated as MQDKILATVAGKEVKMSDLQSLVMRYPEDKRAYFQTEEAMKQLLEQVIAFELMANLGEELNLNTTEEFKANLKNVERELLTQVTMNKVLSEITVTDKEALDFYNENKNMFVEQPTVSAKHILVDSKETCENVRKEIESGEVTFEEAASKYSSCPSKEQGGSLGAFGRGMMVPEFEDAAFKLEIGVVSEPVQTQFGYHLIKVEDRSEEKTVDFENVKSQIVNKLIQERQQRKYLDVVKELEAKYGVTRN